The following DNA comes from Microbacterium foliorum.
GCAGGCTGCCGTCGTTGGGGTCGTCGCTGAACGGCACCGAGAGCTTCTCGAGCTCTTCCGACAGGGTGAACACCTTCGCGAGCGGGAGGGTGGTCCAGCCGTCGACGGCGACGGCCTGGCCACTCTGGAACTCGGCGTCGACCTCTTGCAGCGGCTGCTCAGCGGTGCCGAGCAGCGCGTCGCCCGACTCGGGGTCGGTCACGAGCAGGCCGTAGGTGCCGGACTGCTCGACGACCGTGACCGGATAGGTCGCCGAGTCCTCGACGCGCTCCTGGGCCGAAGCGAGGAGCGACGAGATCGCCTGGTCCTTCGTGCCGTTGTGCCCGGTGCCGTAGTTCGTGAACCCGATGTACCCCGTGTACAGCAGCGTGAACACCTGGAAGATGATCAGGAAGATGATGCCGGGGGTCAGGTACTTCGCGGGGATTCGCTTGCGCGAGAAGTAGATGTAGTTGACGAGGACGGTGACGGCCACGACCAGGCCGAGCACCAGCCACTCCTGCTGGCCGAACAGGACGAATGCCGCGTACAGCGCGATGGCGTCGACGATCGCCAGCAGCAGGATCTTCAGCAGCATCCAGCCGATGGGACCGGAGGCGGCCTCGGCGATCTTCGCCGCCTGGCGCTGGCGCTTGTTCAGTGGAGCCGTGGGCTCTTCGGTCAGTGTCATCTCGTCCCCGTCGTCGAGCTGCCGGGGCGGACGAGGTCCGCCCCGGCAGGGGTTGTGCTGGGTGTCTTACTGGATTGCTGCGGTGACGTCGTCGACGAGCTTCTGCCACGTCGTCGTCGGGTCGGAGCCGTTGATGACCGCGGCCTCGGCCACGCCCCAGAACTCCCAGACCGAACCCATCGCGGGGATCGCGGGCATCGGGACCGCATCCGCACCGACGGCCTGGAAGCCGGCGATGATCTCGTCGGAGGCAGCGGTGTCGGCGGCGGCCGTCAGAGCGGGCAGGACGTTGCCGGCCTCGAACAGCGCGAGCTGCACCTCTTCGGTGCCGATGTAGTTCACGAGGAAGTCGTTCGCGGCGACCTTGTTCTTCGACTCGGAGCTCACGAAGAAGCCCTTGACACCGGCGAACGGCGAAGCGGTCTCGCCCGTGGGGCTGGGGATCGGGTCGATCGCGACGTTGATGCCGGCGTCGGTCGCCGCGCCGACGTTCCACGGGCCGGTCAGCCAGAAGGCCGCGGTGCCGTCGAGGAACTGCTGCTTGGCGATCTCACCGTCGATGTCGGTGTTCAGCGTGCCCGCTGCGCCCTGAGCGGCGAGCCACTCGGAGAACGCGAAGCCTCCCTCGCTGCCGAGCTGGAGGTCGGCGGAGTCGTAGCTGCCCGAGTCGTCGGTGCCGAAGACCGGGGCGCCGAATGCCGTCTGGAACGGGTACAGGTGGTACGGGTTGCCCTCGGCGCCCTGCTCGACCACGAAGGTGCCCTTCGAGACCATGTCGTCGAAGCTCGTCGCTGCGGCGGGGACCATGTCGGCGTTGCGCAGCACGGCGATGTTCTCGACCGCGTACGGAAGCATGTAGACGGTGCCGTCGTACGTCGCTGCCTGGAGTGCGACGGGCAGGTAGTCGGCCGACGAGTCGCCGAGCTCGAGCGGCGCGACGACGCCGTTGGTCGACAGCTCGCCGAGCCAGTCGTGTGCGCCCATGACGACGTCGGGACCCTTGCCGGTCGGCACCTGCTGGATGAAGTCGTCCTTCATGTCGTCGACGGACTTGCCCACGAGCTCGACCTTGACTCCGGTCTTGTCCTCGTAGGAGTCGGCAGCGCTCTGCAGCGCGGCGACGCGCTCGGCGTCGACCCAGACGGTCAGCGTTCCGCCGCTCTCGCCCTCGGCCGAGTCGCCGCCATCGGTCGCGGTCGAGCAACCGGCAAGTGTAAGAGTCGAAACGATCGCGATGACGCCGGCGGCGACTATGCCCCTCTTGTTCACCTTCATTGGTGTGTGCCTCTCTGAAGTGCTGGTGGCCTGCAGGACTGCAAGCGCTTACAGTATGCAACGAGATCGACGAGAATGGCAACGCAAGAAGCCTTCGATATCAAGCTGTAACCGCGGAATGCCGGGTGAGGTGCGATGGAAGCGCTTCCAAGCGAGCGTGAAAACGGCGGTGTCGATACACTTCCCTTATGGCTGACAGTTCCTTTGACATCGTCTCGAAAGTGGATCACCAGGAGGCCGAGAACGCCCTGAACCAGGCGCGCAAGGAGATCGAGCAGCGCTACGACTTCAAGGGCACCGGCTCCTCCATCGCCTGGAGCGGCGAGCAGATCCTGATCATCGCCGGCACC
Coding sequences within:
- a CDS encoding sugar ABC transporter substrate-binding protein, translated to MKVNKRGIVAAGVIAIVSTLTLAGCSTATDGGDSAEGESGGTLTVWVDAERVAALQSAADSYEDKTGVKVELVGKSVDDMKDDFIQQVPTGKGPDVVMGAHDWLGELSTNGVVAPLELGDSSADYLPVALQAATYDGTVYMLPYAVENIAVLRNADMVPAAATSFDDMVSKGTFVVEQGAEGNPYHLYPFQTAFGAPVFGTDDSGSYDSADLQLGSEGGFAFSEWLAAQGAAGTLNTDIDGEIAKQQFLDGTAAFWLTGPWNVGAATDAGINVAIDPIPSPTGETASPFAGVKGFFVSSESKNKVAANDFLVNYIGTEEVQLALFEAGNVLPALTAAADTAASDEIIAGFQAVGADAVPMPAIPAMGSVWEFWGVAEAAVINGSDPTTTWQKLVDDVTAAIQ